A section of the Nakamurella deserti genome encodes:
- a CDS encoding chorismate mutase, giving the protein MNSTTVIPGGVDATPVAGVPVGGLPIPTDQDEIDRYRVEIDRIDEWLVTAVRRRTELSRAIGAARRDLGGPRVVYSRELSILRRFRGLGPRGTDLGLLLLELGRGSLGHALVPLPDESTPAASAVHA; this is encoded by the coding sequence ATGAATTCAACAACGGTGATTCCGGGCGGCGTCGACGCCACCCCGGTGGCCGGTGTTCCGGTCGGCGGGCTGCCGATCCCCACGGACCAGGACGAGATTGACCGGTACCGGGTCGAGATCGACCGGATCGACGAGTGGCTGGTCACCGCGGTGCGGCGACGCACCGAGCTGTCCCGCGCGATCGGAGCGGCCCGCCGGGATCTCGGCGGCCCGCGCGTGGTCTACAGCCGCGAGCTCTCGATCCTGCGCCGGTTCCGCGGGCTGGGGCCGCGGGGCACCGATCTGGGTCTGCTGCTCCTCGAACTGGGCCGCGGCTCGCTGGGCCACGCCCTCGTCCCCCTGCCGGACGAGTCGACCCCGGCCGCGTCGGCGGTGCACGCATGA
- a CDS encoding tyrosinase family protein, protein MKTSGAYDDFIRRHMTAMNTPTPAGAESNAGHSGPIFLPWHRACLWELETMLIAAAPAGTTPIAGIPYWAWEVEARLNAGNPRRSKLWTPAYLGGDGDMAAGNRVLNGPFADWQALIWNNSTRSFNRRTSAGLIRLLGRDSAGSSTLPDENQIADLMTYTTYDRPPYNKSSTSSFRNRLEGWLGGPRLHNQVHRWVAGDMLVGTSPNDPVFWLHHANVDRLWWTWQSAATPRRPYAPTNASAGTSYAGQRADDVMTSLLWSGWTPNGVQDISTLHDAQTAGTPGYSYI, encoded by the coding sequence TTGAAGACCAGTGGCGCCTACGACGATTTCATCCGTCGGCACATGACGGCCATGAACACGCCGACGCCCGCGGGTGCGGAGAGCAATGCGGGCCATTCCGGCCCGATATTCCTGCCGTGGCACCGGGCGTGCCTGTGGGAACTCGAGACGATGCTGATCGCGGCCGCGCCGGCCGGCACCACCCCCATCGCGGGCATTCCGTACTGGGCGTGGGAGGTCGAGGCGCGGCTGAACGCCGGAAATCCCCGGCGCTCGAAACTGTGGACGCCGGCGTATCTCGGCGGCGACGGCGACATGGCTGCCGGCAACCGCGTGCTGAACGGGCCCTTCGCCGACTGGCAGGCGTTGATCTGGAACAACTCGACACGGTCGTTCAACCGCCGGACCTCAGCCGGTCTGATCCGGCTGCTGGGACGGGACAGCGCCGGATCGTCCACGCTGCCCGACGAGAACCAGATCGCGGATCTGATGACATACACCACCTACGACCGGCCGCCGTACAACAAGTCGTCCACGTCCAGCTTCCGCAACCGGCTCGAGGGCTGGCTCGGGGGTCCCCGGCTGCACAACCAGGTCCACCGGTGGGTGGCCGGGGACATGCTCGTCGGCACGTCACCGAACGACCCGGTGTTCTGGCTGCACCACGCCAACGTGGACCGGCTGTGGTGGACCTGGCAGAGCGCCGCCACCCCGCGGCGCCCGTACGCACCGACCAACGCCAGCGCCGGTACCAGCTACGCCGGTCAGCGCGCCGACGACGTCATGACGTCCCTGCTCTGGTCCGGCTGGACACCCAACGGCGTCCAGGACATCTCCACGCTGCACGACGCGCAGACCGCCGGCACTCCCGGCTACTCGTACATCTGA
- a CDS encoding ATP-grasp fold amidoligase family protein — translation MTTRRPSRGRRALTAVQDPPASSGGTAPPRTPPLHHRAARRTGAGLDAAARSLVRWQQDRLPVLARAYDTAVLLRRMHHTLGYRPDLRNPRTYNEKLAWRILHDPNPLIPLTTDKVAVRDYVAAKVGPDVLIPLIGVYERAVDIPWDELPRSFVLKGAHGCMMNLIVHDKDSLDRWEVLRTAEKWLHTNYYEESRERAYREIPRRLLIEELLTDGDGAVPADYKFMVFHGRTALIRLHTGRFGDHRVNFFDADLRPVPVRQVFPTAPGLQLPPEVREMVPLAEALAADFDYARIDLYHARGRAWFGEITHHDGNAHVWFRPPEFDAALGSLWTSPAAATGGPSPA, via the coding sequence ATGACGACGCGGCGGCCGTCCCGCGGCCGACGTGCGCTGACCGCCGTGCAGGATCCACCGGCATCGTCCGGCGGCACCGCGCCACCCCGGACCCCGCCGCTGCACCACCGCGCCGCCCGACGGACCGGTGCCGGGCTGGACGCCGCCGCGCGATCACTGGTCCGGTGGCAGCAGGACCGGCTGCCGGTCCTGGCCCGGGCCTACGACACCGCGGTCCTGCTGCGCCGGATGCACCACACCCTCGGCTACCGCCCCGACCTGCGAAACCCCCGCACCTACAACGAGAAACTCGCCTGGCGCATCCTCCACGATCCCAACCCGCTGATCCCACTGACCACCGACAAGGTGGCCGTCCGCGACTACGTCGCGGCCAAGGTCGGTCCGGACGTGCTGATCCCGCTGATCGGTGTGTACGAACGCGCGGTCGACATCCCGTGGGACGAGTTGCCCCGGTCGTTCGTGCTCAAGGGGGCACACGGCTGCATGATGAACCTCATCGTGCACGACAAGGACTCCCTGGACCGGTGGGAGGTGCTGCGCACGGCCGAGAAGTGGCTGCACACCAACTACTACGAGGAGTCCCGGGAACGGGCGTACCGGGAGATCCCACGGCGGTTGCTGATCGAGGAGCTGCTGACCGACGGGGACGGCGCCGTGCCGGCCGATTACAAGTTCATGGTCTTCCACGGCCGTACCGCCCTCATCCGCCTGCACACCGGCAGGTTCGGCGACCACCGGGTGAACTTCTTCGACGCCGATCTCCGTCCGGTGCCCGTCCGGCAGGTCTTCCCGACCGCGCCGGGCCTTCAGCTGCCGCCCGAGGTGCGCGAGATGGTGCCGCTGGCCGAGGCTCTCGCCGCGGACTTCGACTACGCGCGGATCGATCTGTACCACGCCCGTGGCCGCGCCTGGTTCGGCGAGATCACCCACCACGACGGCAACGCCCACGTGTGGTTCCGGCCGCCGGAGTTCGACGCGGCGCTCGGCAGCCTGTGGACCTCGCCGGCCGCCGCGACCGGCGGGCCGTCACCGGCCTGA
- a CDS encoding glycosyltransferase, with product MTAVPLRPDDREIDSALADLAASVAPGPTAPGDGHHPVGDHQLEIVIPALNEETRIGPTLAAVCRYLATLPFRSSVIVVDNGSADGTPDVVRRWNSAAVPVRLMGCRHAGKGAAVKAGVLASRARWVGYCDADLSTPITTLAQVLRELEAGSRVVIGSRRCAGASYRQQQPLVRRTAGWAFRRLTRSVALGVADTQCGFKFFDRPTAQRLFAQVWTTGFAFDVELLSAAHRLGVPVVEVPVEWSDQEGSTLRVLDQALRVLREVHYLRTLDATGSADGDVAIVAPPTVVVPPTLTAESSASAEISVIDTAPTGPDGPLDRTLDASLEERRVG from the coding sequence ATGACGGCCGTCCCACTCCGTCCGGATGATCGCGAGATCGACTCCGCACTCGCCGATCTCGCGGCCTCCGTCGCTCCCGGTCCGACGGCACCCGGGGACGGCCACCACCCGGTCGGCGACCACCAGCTCGAGATCGTCATCCCCGCACTGAACGAGGAGACGCGGATCGGGCCCACGCTGGCCGCCGTCTGCCGCTACCTCGCCACCCTGCCCTTCCGGTCGTCCGTCATCGTGGTCGACAACGGGAGTGCCGACGGCACTCCGGATGTCGTGCGGCGCTGGAACTCCGCGGCCGTCCCGGTCCGGCTGATGGGCTGTCGGCACGCCGGCAAGGGCGCCGCGGTCAAGGCCGGCGTGCTGGCCTCGCGGGCCCGCTGGGTGGGCTACTGCGACGCCGATCTGTCCACGCCGATCACCACCCTGGCGCAGGTCCTGCGCGAGCTGGAGGCGGGTTCCCGCGTGGTCATCGGATCCCGCCGGTGCGCCGGTGCGAGCTACCGGCAGCAGCAACCCCTCGTGCGCCGCACGGCGGGCTGGGCGTTCCGCCGGTTGACCCGTTCCGTGGCCCTCGGGGTCGCCGACACCCAGTGCGGCTTCAAGTTCTTCGACCGACCGACCGCGCAGCGGCTGTTCGCCCAGGTGTGGACCACCGGGTTCGCCTTCGACGTGGAGCTGCTGTCCGCCGCGCACCGGTTGGGTGTCCCGGTGGTCGAGGTGCCCGTCGAGTGGTCGGACCAGGAGGGCTCGACCCTGCGCGTGCTGGACCAGGCGTTACGCGTGCTGCGCGAGGTCCACTACCTGCGGACCCTGGACGCGACCGGCAGCGCCGATGGCGACGTCGCGATCGTCGCGCCGCCCACCGTGGTGGTCCCGCCCACCCTCACCGCGGAGAGCAGCGCGTCCGCCGAGATCTCCGTGATCGACACCGCCCCCACCGGCCCGGACGGCCCGCTCGACCGGACACTCGACGCGTCGCTCGAGGAACGGCGGGTCGGATGA
- a CDS encoding ArnT family glycosyltransferase — MTPGNTATIAPDPGRRPAVTGPRHAKPVTRPPWWPTGRRGVAIVAGAVLLAAFAVRAVGLSRSFELWVDEMRYAELGRSVSLGQLPNLSDGPFFLHPPGFFLAEAVTIRLFALGGDSMSLVYELRWLNAFVGAVGIMVLFLIVRAVTTAGMAAVVAVVAMFEPFVLRNNSHLMLETLGTTATLVGILLLVTELRRTTPRFARLAVGGLAMGYGVLTKDVFVVASLVPVLAAVGWRSTLSRRQAAAAAAGVVLPYATYLLVLLLNGAIDDWAQAKWSGLLRMIGVEQDTGFNAEGAPSLLGRLISQLTQFGTSYVLLLACPVAGALACLSRRRERRLIGLAALFMGLLGVYSAAFGTFEENYGYPVLILSLPAAAVVAAELLERRPVWYPRVAAVTAAFLVAVVALGVRAETTTDNGYLQVRDWMAAHLPQDVRVAVTNDTGYVAFGRDPRFGLWPSAASMVEHKVTYILTQALPTQQGYGRATHEMLTWLESHGQPLIRVDGPTNGSTVLWSVPWENLQAGASLHIGESD, encoded by the coding sequence GTGACGCCTGGCAACACCGCCACCATCGCCCCTGACCCGGGGCGTCGTCCGGCCGTCACCGGCCCGCGCCACGCGAAGCCGGTCACCCGCCCGCCGTGGTGGCCGACCGGTCGCCGCGGCGTCGCGATCGTGGCCGGTGCCGTCCTGCTGGCCGCCTTCGCCGTGCGCGCCGTCGGGCTGAGCCGGTCCTTCGAGCTGTGGGTCGACGAGATGCGGTACGCCGAGCTCGGCCGGTCGGTCAGTCTCGGGCAGCTGCCCAATCTGTCCGACGGACCGTTCTTCCTGCACCCACCGGGGTTCTTCCTCGCCGAAGCGGTCACCATCAGGCTCTTCGCGCTGGGCGGCGACAGCATGAGCCTGGTCTACGAGCTGCGGTGGCTCAACGCCTTCGTCGGGGCGGTCGGCATCATGGTGCTGTTCCTCATCGTCCGCGCCGTCACCACGGCCGGGATGGCCGCCGTGGTGGCCGTCGTGGCCATGTTCGAGCCGTTCGTGCTGCGCAACAACAGCCACCTGATGCTGGAGACCCTGGGCACCACGGCGACTCTCGTGGGCATCCTGCTGCTGGTCACGGAATTGCGCCGGACGACGCCCCGGTTCGCCCGGCTGGCCGTCGGCGGGCTGGCCATGGGCTACGGCGTCCTCACCAAGGACGTCTTCGTGGTGGCGTCGCTGGTGCCGGTGCTCGCCGCGGTGGGGTGGCGGTCGACCCTGTCCCGACGTCAGGCTGCGGCCGCCGCCGCGGGCGTGGTGCTGCCGTACGCGACGTACCTCCTGGTATTGCTGCTCAACGGCGCGATCGACGACTGGGCCCAGGCCAAGTGGTCCGGTCTGCTGCGAATGATCGGGGTGGAGCAGGACACCGGCTTCAACGCCGAGGGCGCACCCAGCCTCCTCGGTCGGCTGATCAGCCAGCTCACCCAGTTCGGCACCAGCTACGTGCTGCTGCTGGCGTGTCCCGTCGCGGGCGCCCTGGCCTGCCTCAGCCGACGTCGCGAGCGGCGCCTGATCGGTCTCGCGGCCCTGTTCATGGGGCTGCTGGGGGTGTACAGCGCGGCTTTCGGCACCTTCGAGGAGAACTACGGCTACCCGGTCCTGATCCTCAGCCTCCCGGCGGCGGCTGTGGTGGCCGCCGAACTCCTCGAGCGGCGCCCGGTCTGGTACCCGCGGGTCGCTGCCGTGACCGCCGCCTTCCTGGTCGCGGTGGTGGCCCTCGGGGTCCGCGCCGAGACCACCACGGACAACGGTTATCTGCAGGTACGGGACTGGATGGCGGCGCACCTGCCCCAGGACGTGAGGGTCGCGGTCACCAACGACACCGGTTACGTGGCCTTCGGACGCGACCCCCGCTTCGGCCTCTGGCCGTCGGCCGCCTCGATGGTCGAACACAAGGTCACCTACATCCTCACCCAGGCACTGCCCACACAGCAGGGCTACGGACGGGCCACCCACGAGATGCTGACCTGGCTGGAATCCCACGGGCAGCCGCTGATCAGGGTCGACGGCCCCACCAACGGGAGCACCGTCCTCTGGTCGGTCCCGTGGGAGAACCTCCAGGCCGGCGCCTCGCTGCACATCGGCGAATCCGACTGA
- a CDS encoding glycosyltransferase family 4 protein, protein MRSIVIDGRMLGQPQCFGIARVILEMVSHFPATDVPVRLLRPPVLPGWMSFERLDPAVDVITTDVPVTAPYRVAGLARLLRRLDAGVLYEPYHALAPLWAPCPTVVTVHDCIFEGDLRLTGGRARQWAYRANTSRVLRSAAAVTVPSTATAAAIGGFYRSVPEVTVCPNGVQSSAFDTDDAAVRRARAELDLPDRFVLNVGSRRPHKNQAVLVRALARMDPAVSLVLVGRPDPRVHDEVASVVAALGLAGRVRELEAVPDHLLAATYRAAGAFAFPSVAEGFGLPLLEAMSAGTPVVASAIPVVAEVTGDAATLVAPHDVAAWARALDAAVGDPAVRATMIARGTAVAADAGWSRGADRLYGLLADVAGSGSGR, encoded by the coding sequence GTGCGCAGTATCGTGATCGACGGTCGGATGCTGGGTCAGCCCCAGTGCTTCGGAATCGCCCGCGTCATTCTCGAGATGGTCTCGCACTTCCCGGCCACCGACGTGCCGGTCCGGCTGCTCCGGCCGCCGGTGCTGCCCGGCTGGATGTCGTTCGAGCGCCTCGACCCGGCCGTGGACGTGATCACCACCGACGTGCCGGTCACCGCCCCGTACCGGGTCGCCGGACTGGCCCGCCTGCTGCGGCGACTCGACGCGGGCGTCCTGTACGAGCCCTATCACGCCCTCGCCCCGCTGTGGGCGCCGTGCCCGACGGTGGTGACCGTGCACGACTGCATCTTCGAGGGTGACCTCCGGTTGACCGGCGGCCGGGCCCGGCAGTGGGCCTACCGGGCCAACACCAGCAGGGTCCTGCGCAGCGCCGCCGCGGTGACGGTGCCGTCGACCGCGACGGCGGCGGCCATCGGCGGTTTCTACCGCAGCGTCCCGGAGGTGACGGTGTGCCCCAACGGTGTGCAGAGCTCCGCGTTCGACACCGACGACGCCGCGGTCCGGCGCGCGCGGGCGGAGTTGGACCTCCCGGACCGCTTCGTCCTCAACGTGGGATCGCGGCGCCCGCACAAGAACCAGGCGGTCCTGGTCCGGGCACTGGCCCGGATGGATCCCGCGGTGTCGTTGGTGCTGGTCGGCCGGCCGGACCCGCGGGTACACGACGAGGTGGCGTCCGTGGTCGCCGCTCTCGGCCTGGCCGGTCGGGTCCGGGAGCTCGAGGCCGTCCCGGACCACCTGCTCGCCGCGACGTACCGGGCGGCCGGCGCCTTCGCCTTCCCGTCGGTCGCCGAGGGGTTCGGACTCCCGCTGCTGGAGGCGATGTCGGCCGGTACCCCGGTGGTCGCCAGTGCCATTCCGGTGGTCGCCGAGGTGACCGGCGACGCCGCCACCCTGGTGGCGCCGCACGACGTCGCGGCGTGGGCCAGGGCGCTGGACGCGGCCGTCGGCGATCCCGCGGTCCGCGCGACGATGATCGCCCGCGGGACGGCGGTCGCGGCGGACGCGGGATGGTCGCGCGGCGCGGACCGGTTGTACGGACTGCTCGCCGACGTCGCGGGCAGTGGCTCAGGCCGGTGA
- a CDS encoding glycosyltransferase family 4 protein, producing the protein MRIAILNWRDFRHPEAGGAELYCHEVARELAADGHRVVLVTSRPERTRGRENRDGYTIVRRGGRFTVYPAVLWWLLIHRNRVDAVLDSQNGIPFFAPLAVRRRTAVVLLMHHVHQDQFGLYFGRLGAAVGRWLEATVARRVYGHRPVAAVSPSTRAAVRRRLRFRGPIRLAPCGLPTELPADRARSATPRIVTVGRLVPHKQLRLLVDAMPVVSATVPDVELHLVGDGPDRPFLEALAAVRGVSDRVVFHGRVPDHVRDDLLGSAWLTVNPTRGEGWGLSVMEANRHGVPTVALRVDGIRDSVVDGVTGWLVDAPGELGPTIARALTTLADPVESHRWEAATRGWSARFTWRRTAEHLGAMLRQELARREQAIDRRSVSTDLATVIEVPAAAVGDWSPRLRDGDLLRPTPTGFQLLLHGIDHEEVPALLERLGVVGSDEDQPVIVSVAGPQEVLMMSAGADWETGAEPVRYPMAVGAENDVIAMPVHLTPDEGTSDRDAWQHRHHRP; encoded by the coding sequence ATGAGGATCGCCATTCTCAACTGGCGCGACTTCCGCCATCCCGAGGCCGGCGGCGCCGAGCTCTACTGCCACGAGGTGGCACGCGAGTTGGCGGCGGACGGCCACAGGGTGGTGCTCGTGACCTCCCGGCCCGAGCGCACCCGTGGACGCGAGAACCGGGACGGCTACACGATCGTGCGCCGCGGGGGCCGTTTCACCGTGTACCCGGCGGTCCTGTGGTGGCTGCTGATCCACCGCAACCGCGTCGACGCGGTGCTCGACAGTCAGAACGGCATCCCGTTCTTCGCACCCCTGGCGGTCCGTCGTCGCACGGCGGTGGTGCTCCTGATGCACCACGTCCACCAGGACCAGTTCGGTCTCTACTTCGGCCGGCTCGGCGCCGCGGTCGGGCGGTGGCTGGAGGCCACGGTCGCCCGTCGGGTGTACGGACACCGCCCGGTGGCGGCGGTCTCGCCCTCGACCCGCGCGGCCGTGCGGCGCCGGCTGCGCTTCCGCGGGCCCATCCGGCTCGCCCCGTGCGGACTGCCCACCGAGCTGCCGGCCGACCGTGCCCGGTCGGCGACGCCTCGCATCGTCACCGTGGGCCGGTTGGTGCCGCACAAGCAGCTCCGGCTGCTCGTCGACGCGATGCCGGTGGTGTCCGCCACCGTCCCCGACGTCGAGCTGCACCTCGTCGGGGACGGCCCGGACCGACCGTTCCTGGAGGCCCTCGCGGCCGTCCGGGGCGTGTCGGACCGGGTCGTGTTCCATGGTCGCGTCCCCGACCACGTGCGCGACGACCTGCTGGGGTCGGCATGGCTCACCGTCAACCCGACCCGCGGCGAGGGATGGGGACTGTCGGTCATGGAGGCGAACCGGCACGGCGTGCCGACCGTCGCCCTGCGCGTCGACGGCATCCGGGATTCGGTGGTCGACGGGGTCACCGGCTGGCTCGTCGACGCCCCCGGCGAACTCGGCCCCACGATCGCCCGGGCGCTCACCACACTCGCCGACCCGGTCGAGAGCCACCGCTGGGAGGCGGCGACCCGCGGCTGGTCGGCACGCTTCACCTGGCGGCGGACCGCGGAGCACCTCGGTGCGATGCTGCGCCAGGAGCTGGCCCGCCGCGAGCAGGCGATCGACCGCCGCAGCGTCAGCACCGACCTGGCCACCGTCATCGAAGTCCCCGCTGCCGCGGTGGGTGACTGGTCACCCCGGCTCCGCGACGGTGACCTGCTGCGGCCCACGCCGACCGGGTTCCAGTTGCTGCTGCACGGCATCGACCACGAGGAGGTCCCCGCGCTGCTGGAGCGTCTGGGCGTCGTCGGCAGCGACGAGGACCAGCCGGTGATCGTCTCCGTCGCGGGACCACAGGAGGTGCTGATGATGTCGGCCGGCGCCGACTGGGAGACCGGGGCCGAGCCCGTCCGCTACCCCATGGCCGTCGGCGCCGAGAACGACGTGATCGCCATGCCGGTGCACCTCACCCCCGACGAAGGAACCAGCGACCGTGACGCCTGGCAACACCGCCACCATCGCCCCTGA